Within Actinosynnema pretiosum, the genomic segment CGGGCATCCCGAACGCCTCGGCTTGCGCGAAGGAGTAGACGCCCGCGTCGCCCCAGGCGCCCGCGGCGCGCCCGCCGAGCACGCCGCCCTGGGCGGCGGCGGAGTCCTCCAGCAGCCGAACGCCCGCGGTGGTGGCGATCCGCCGCAGCGCGGGCATGTCGGCCATGGTGGAGAGCGCGTGCGCGGGCACCACGGCCCTGGTGCGCCCGGTGATCAGCGACTCGACCTCGGCCGGGTCGACCACGAGCGAGCGCGGGTCCACGTCGGCGAACACCGGGGTCGCGCCGAGCAGCACGGGCGCGGCGGCCAGCGGCGCGCCCCCGTAGGCGGGGACCACGACCTCGTCGCCGGGGCCGACGCCGAACGCCTTGAGCGCCAGCACGAGCGCGGACGTGCCGCTGCCGCAGGCCACCGCGTCGGCGGCGCCCACCGAGTCGCGGATCGCGCGCTCCAGCGCCGCGGTGCGCCAGCCGAGGACGAACTTCTGCTCGGGGTCGGTGGCGACCTCGTGCAGCAGCCCCAGGAGCACCTCGCGGTCGTCGTCGAACAGGTCGGTCGGGAGGAGCGGGACGGTGGCGGTCACCGGCGGCTCCCCCGGTTCGCGGCGGGCGCGGGCAGGTGCGGGGAGGTCAGGTGCGGGGAGGTCAGGTGCGGGAAGGACAGGCGCGGGGCGGACAGGTGCAGGTCCGACGCGGCGTAGAAGTCGCGGATCTCGGCGCAGACCCGGTCGACCTGCTCCTCGGTGAGGTCCGGGTACAGCGGCAGCGCCAGGGCGTGCCCGCACGCGGCCTCGGCGTTGGGGAAGTCTCCGGGCGCGTGCCCGAGGTGCGCGAAGCACGGCTGCAGGTGGGGCGGCAGCGGGTAGCGGGTCTCGGTCCCGACGCCGCGCGCGGCCAGGTGCTCGGCCAGCTCGTCGCGGCGGGCGAACTCGGCGACGTAGGCGCGGGCGACCCCGCGCACGGCCTCGGCCCTGGGCCGCACCTCGGGGAGCTTGCGCACGCCGGGGACGCCGGTGAGCCGGGCGGTGTAGCGCGCGGCCAGCTCGGCGCGGCGGCGGATGTCCTGCTCCAGGCGGCCGAGCTTGGCCAGCAGCACGGCGGCCTGGACGTCGTCCATCCTGCTGCTGAGCCCCGGCAGCGCGGCGGCGGGGTCGACCGCCGGGGGGCTGCCCGCGGTGGCTACGGGGCGGCCGTGGTGGCGCAGCGCGGAGACGACCTCGGCGACGCGGGGGTCGTCGGTGATGACCGCGCCCGCGTCGCCGAGCGCGCCGAGGGTCCCGGTGGGGAAGAAGGAGAGCACGCCGCCGAAGCCGTGCAGGCCCGCGTGCCTGCCGCCGTACCGCATCCCGATCGCCTCGGCGCTGTCCTCGACCACGGCCAGGCCCAGCCGGTCGGCGACCTCGCGCACGCCGGTCAGGTCGGCGGTGTGGTGGAACGGGTGGGCGGGCACGACGAACCGGGTGCGCGGCGTGGCGACGGCGGCGACCGAGGCGGGGCTGATGCCGTAGCCGTCCGGCTCGACGTCGGCGAAGACCGGCGTGCCGCCCGCGAGGACCACGCAGGCCGCGGTGGCGGCGGAGGGGAACGCCGGGACGACCACCTCGTCGCCCGCGCCGAGGCCGCAGGCGCGCAGCAGCAGGACGAGGGCGTCGGTGCCGCTGTTCACGCCGATCACGTGCCGCGCCCCGGTGTGCTCGGCGAGCGCGCGCTCCAATTCGACCACCTTGCGGCCGTGCGAGTACTCGCCGTTCTCCACGACGTCCTCGACGTGGTGCCGCGTCACCGGCCACAATCGTGAAAAAGTCGCGGATTGTGTGAAGAATGGGACCGGCAGGGGTGTCCACCTCCGCTGTCGAAGCACGCGGCGCAGCGTAGGGCAGTCGCGGAGAAGAACTCCCCGAGTTCGGTGCGTTCACTCTTCCTGGTCAATTAATGGGCGCTAAGTTGACAATTGAGCCCCGTTGTCGAGAACGTCTGCGCCCGAATGGCCCGGCTCTTCGCCGGGTCGCGGGGACTGCGGCAGACGGGGCGGACGTGCGGACACTGGTGATCGGGTTGGGCAGGGCGGGCGCCGAGCTGCACCTGCCGGTGCTGGCGAGGGCTCGGGCCGCGGCGCCCGGCCTGTTCTCCGCCGAGCCGGTGGTGGCCTGCGACCCGCGCCGCGTGCTCGCCGACCGGCCGGGTCTGGTGACCACCGCGACCGCCGCCGAGGCCGCGAAGCTGCTCGACCCGGCGCGCACCGCGGTGCACGTGTGCACCCCGCCGACCACCCGGCCCGAGGTCATCGGCGAGATCGCCGAGCTGGGCTTCCGGAACCTGGTGGTGGAGAAGCCGCTGGCCTCGGGCACCGACGACCTGGCGCGCATCGCCCGGCTGCGGCGCAGGCACGGTCTGCGCATCGCCGTGGTCGAGCCGTGGCAGATGAGCTCGCTGACCGCCCGGCTCACCGAGCTGGTGCGCGGCGGGGAGCTGGGCGAGGCGCGCTCGGTGTCGATCGTGCAGAACAAGCCGCGCTTCCGCCGCTCGCTCACCGCCCCGAGCCACCCGACCGCGTTCGACGTGGAGCTGCCGCACGGGGTCGGCCTGGCGCTGCGGCTGGCGGGCAGCGCGCGGGTCACCCACGCGGCGGGCTCGGACCTGGCGTTCGGCGACGTGGTGGTGCCCAGGATGGGCGGGGCGCGACTGGGGCTGCGGCACAACAGCGGGGTGCGCGCGGAGATCAGCTCCGACCTGACCTCGCCGGTGCGCGAGCGGCGGGTGACGGTGGAGTTCGAGCGCGGGCGGGCCGTGGGGCACTACGCGGTGAGCGGCGACGACGACCACTCGCAGCTGACCGTGACCGGGAACGGGCGGCGCGAGCACACCGTGCTGCGGGACGACTCGCTGACCGAGTGGGTGCTGCGCGCCTACCGGCTGTTCCGGGGCACCGGCGACCCGCACTCGCAGGGCTTCGCGTTCGCGGGGGACGTGGTGCGGCTGCTGTCGGTGGCGAAGAACATCAGCGCCGAGCCGGTCGTCCCGGCGGCGCGCGCCGAGAGCAGGACGCCGACCGGTGCGCGCTGACGGCGCGGGGGCGGCGCCGGGCCTGGCGGCCGGGGTCGGCGCGGGGACGCTCGCCGGGATCACCGACCGGGCCGCGTCCGACCTGCCCGGCCAGCTCGCCGCGCTGGCGGAGCTGGGCTGGTCGGCGATCGAGCTGCGCGCGGTGGGCGGCGTCGCGGTGGCGGACCTGGGCGACGAGGCGTTCGCGGGGGTGGTCGCCGCGCTGGGTGAGGCCGGGGTGCGGGCGGTGTGCCTCGACTCGCGGATCGGCGACCGGACGAGGCCGGTCACCGGGCCGTTCGAGCAGGACCTGGCGGAGCTGGAGGTGCTGCTGCGGCGGTGCGCCGAGCTGGGCACCCGGTACGTGCGGATCGCGTCCTACCCCAACGACGGTCTCGCCGAGCCGCTGTGGCGGGCGCGGGTGCTGTCGCGGGTGCGGGAGCTGGCGGTGCGCGCGGAGGTCGCGGGAGTGGTGCTGCTGCACGAGAACTGCTCCGGCTGGGCGGGCACGAGCGCGGAGCGGGCGCTCGAACTGCTGTCCGAGGTGGGCAGTCCGGCGCTGGGGCTGCTGTTCGACACCGGGAACCCCGTCGTGCACGGGTACGACGGGCTCGCGGCGCTGGAGCTGCTCGCCCCGCACGTCGAGCACGTGCACGTGAAGGACGTGGTGGGAGGGCGGTTCGTGGAGCCGGGGACCGGGGACGCGCGCGTCGCCGAGTGCGTGGAGCTGTTGCGCGCCAGGGGTTATCGGGGCGCGTGGTCGCTGGAGCCGCACGTGGCGGCGCGCCCGCACGGGTCGGTCGAGCTGCCGGAGGGCGCGTCGGCCGCGTTCGTCTCGGCGGGCCGGGCGATGTCCCGGCTGCTGCGATGACCGCCGGGGAGCGGGACCTGGGCGGGAACAGGTCCAGCGGGAACAGGTTCAGCGGGCACGGGGTCGGTGGCGGCGCGGGGTGGC encodes:
- a CDS encoding DegT/DnrJ/EryC1/StrS family aminotransferase, translated to MTATVPLLPTDLFDDDREVLLGLLHEVATDPEQKFVLGWRTAALERAIRDSVGAADAVACGSGTSALVLALKAFGVGPGDEVVVPAYGGAPLAAAPVLLGATPVFADVDPRSLVVDPAEVESLITGRTRAVVPAHALSTMADMPALRRIATTAGVRLLEDSAAAQGGVLGGRAAGAWGDAGVYSFAQAEAFGMPGEGGVVVTGDPALGRAVRVLRDHGQDGVRRSVHRTVGWNSRFDEVMAAFQLHRLPGLPERLDRAARIGDYYAERFAHLPPLGITPPPPGRDGRCPSAYSLLAERRDELRDHLLANGVGCHAHHPAPLPHQPAFAPHADRRRDWPNARRGCERSLAIPINPRLTDAQVEHVADQVCRFAERPR
- a CDS encoding DegT/DnrJ/EryC1/StrS family aminotransferase, with the translated sequence MTRHHVEDVVENGEYSHGRKVVELERALAEHTGARHVIGVNSGTDALVLLLRACGLGAGDEVVVPAFPSAATAACVVLAGGTPVFADVEPDGYGISPASVAAVATPRTRFVVPAHPFHHTADLTGVREVADRLGLAVVEDSAEAIGMRYGGRHAGLHGFGGVLSFFPTGTLGALGDAGAVITDDPRVAEVVSALRHHGRPVATAGSPPAVDPAAALPGLSSRMDDVQAAVLLAKLGRLEQDIRRRAELAARYTARLTGVPGVRKLPEVRPRAEAVRGVARAYVAEFARRDELAEHLAARGVGTETRYPLPPHLQPCFAHLGHAPGDFPNAEAACGHALALPLYPDLTEEQVDRVCAEIRDFYAASDLHLSAPRLSFPHLTSPHLTSPHLPAPAANRGSRR
- a CDS encoding Gfo/Idh/MocA family oxidoreductase; the encoded protein is MRTLVIGLGRAGAELHLPVLARARAAAPGLFSAEPVVACDPRRVLADRPGLVTTATAAEAAKLLDPARTAVHVCTPPTTRPEVIGEIAELGFRNLVVEKPLASGTDDLARIARLRRRHGLRIAVVEPWQMSSLTARLTELVRGGELGEARSVSIVQNKPRFRRSLTAPSHPTAFDVELPHGVGLALRLAGSARVTHAAGSDLAFGDVVVPRMGGARLGLRHNSGVRAEISSDLTSPVRERRVTVEFERGRAVGHYAVSGDDDHSQLTVTGNGRREHTVLRDDSLTEWVLRAYRLFRGTGDPHSQGFAFAGDVVRLLSVAKNISAEPVVPAARAESRTPTGAR
- a CDS encoding sugar phosphate isomerase/epimerase family protein; its protein translation is MRADGAGAAPGLAAGVGAGTLAGITDRAASDLPGQLAALAELGWSAIELRAVGGVAVADLGDEAFAGVVAALGEAGVRAVCLDSRIGDRTRPVTGPFEQDLAELEVLLRRCAELGTRYVRIASYPNDGLAEPLWRARVLSRVRELAVRAEVAGVVLLHENCSGWAGTSAERALELLSEVGSPALGLLFDTGNPVVHGYDGLAALELLAPHVEHVHVKDVVGGRFVEPGTGDARVAECVELLRARGYRGAWSLEPHVAARPHGSVELPEGASAAFVSAGRAMSRLLR